From one Anoplolepis gracilipes chromosome 8, ASM4749672v1, whole genome shotgun sequence genomic stretch:
- the LOC140668903 gene encoding uncharacterized protein, giving the protein MGTVNAVALYECPIWATDLVAMRYAKDKFRRIQRSMAVRVIRAYRTVSHAAATVLAGSPPLEFLTAMYAERYNWERGLRRGHGPLPARVKKTIRIHAQRSMVERWSAHLSDPKTAG; this is encoded by the coding sequence ATGGGCACCGTAAATGCGGTGGCCCTGTATGAATGCCCAATATGGGCGACGGATCTCGTGGCCATGCGTTATGCAAAGGACAAGTTCCGACGCATACAGCGCAGCATGGCCGTGAGGGTGATAAGGGCCTACCGCACGGTGTCCCATGCGGCGGCCACGGTCCTGGCGGGTTCGCCCCCCTTGGAGTTCCTGACCGCAATGTACGCGGAGCGGTATAATTGGGAAAGGGGGCTCAGGAGGGGTCATGGCCCTCTACCAGCCAGGGTCAAGAAGACCATCCGGATCCACGCCCAGCGGTCTATGGTGGAGAGATGGAGTGCCCACCTATCTGACCCGAAGACTGCGGGTTAA